ACATTGCCATGACGCTCGATCTTCATCGGCGACAGCCGTGTCTCGTTCAGTCGCAGATAATTCAGATAGCCATGACCCTCGTCGAGCTGGTCGACCTTATAGGCGAAGCTGCCATTATATTCGAACGACAAGAGCCGCGCCGACGGCGTGAACAGGCGGCGCAAGGCGCTCTTGTCGAACAGACCTTGCGGCTCCGCCTTCACCACCTCGAAAAATCGCTCGACCACCCCTTCCACCTCACGGCGCTCGACGCAGATTCGAAAGGCCTCGTCACTTGCAGGGTCATCGGGCACGCCCTCGATCGCCCAGCATTCGGCCAGGTCGATCGGCTGCGCGGCCGACAGCATGATGGCGGCGAGAAAGCTCACGCTTCCTCCCGCTCGCGCGTGGTCACGAATTCGATCTTCTTGTCATAAGGCGCGCCATTGACGAGCCGATTTACATAGACGGCGGGCAAATGGATGCAGTCGGGATCGAGGCTGCCGACCGGCACGATCTCCTCGACCTCGGCGACGCAGATCTTGCCGCAGGTCGCGGCGGGCAGGTTGAAGTTGCGCGCCGTCTTGCGGAACATGAGATTGCCCGCTTCGTCCGCTTTCCAGCCCTTGACGATCGACAGGTCGGCGAAAATGCCGCGCTCGAGGATATAGTCCTGACCGTCGAAAATCTTCACTTCCTTGCCCTCGGCCACCACCGTGCCGACGCCGGTCTTGGTATAGAAGCCCGGGATGCCCGCACCGCCCGCGCGCATGCGCTCGGCCAGCGTGCCCTGCGGACAGAACTCCACTTCCAGCTCGCCCGCCAGATATTGTCGCTCGAATTCCTTATTCTCGCCGACATAGGACGAGATCATCTTCTTCACCTGCCGCGTGCGCAGCAGCTTGCCGATTCCCTCATTGTCGATTCCCGCATTGTTGGAGGCGAAGGTGAGATCCTTCACCCCGGCATCGCGGATGGCATCCAACAGCCGCTCGGGGATGCCGCACAGGCCAAAACCGCCCGCCGCGATCAGCATGCCGTCCTGCAAAAGCCCGTCGAGCGCGTCCGCCGCGCTGTCGTAGATCTTCTTCATACACTCTCCTGTCGTGCCTTCGACCTAAGCCCTTCGCTGCGACGCCGCAACCGGCTTCGCCGATGATGCAGGGGCAAGCTTGACAACATAATCGTTCGTTATGTAATACCAACAAATCGCTTTCAGTTGAAACGAATCACACGAATGTACAATCGCATTGCCCTCCTGCGCACCGAACGCGGTGAATCGCGCCGTGATCTGGCGGAGGCAGTGGGGGTGAATCCGCAGACGATCGGCTTCCTCGAGCGCGGCGATTACAAGCCCAGTCTCGAACTGGCCCTGAAGCTCGCCGAGCATTTCGCCGTGCCCGTCGAGGCGATCTTCTCGCTCGCCCCCTTCCCCTCGGTCAGCGAAATGCTCGCCGCCAACGCCTTTCGGAAAGACGCCGACTGATGTCCCGCGCTCCCAATATGATCCGCCCCTCGCGCGCTCGCTGGCTGCTGCTCTTCAGCCTCCTCGCCTATCCGCTCGGCTGCCTGCTCCACCTTGGCGTCGACGGCGCGCCGCTGTCGGTGCTCGGCCTCATTCTCATCATCCTCTCGATCCTCGCGCTCGTCCCCATTGCGCGCAGTCGCCTCCAGTCGATCGTCATGCGCGGCCGCCGCCAGCTTGACGAATTCGAAGTCGCGCAGCGCCTGCGCGCCCTGTCGAGCGCCTATTTTCTCCTCGCCGCCATCATCGTCCTCGCTCTCGCTTATGCCCGCCACGCCGACCAGTTCGGCCTGTGGGTGCCGCGCGGCGAGGATGAATGGACCGCGCTCTTCTACGGCGCGGTGCTCTACGCCTTCTTCCTGCCCACCACGCTCCTCGCTTTCTCGCAGCGCGACCCGCTGGGCGATGAGGGGGACGAGCGCGCCTGACCCGATGCCCCACCCCCAACCTTCCTGACCCTTTGGAGTAGCTATGTCCGTTCTATCAATGCACGGCGTGACCAAGCGCTTTGGCGACATCACCGCCGTCGACGCGCTCGACATGCATGTTGAACCCGGCGAAATCTTCGGCTTCCTCGGCGGCAATGGTGCCGGCAAGACCACCAGCCTGCGCATGATCCTCGACATCATCCGCCCCACCGAGGGCCGGATCGAGGTGCTGGGCGCCGCGCCCGGACAGGAACGCGCCGACCGCATCGGCTTCCTGCCCGAGGAACGCGGCCTCTACCCCAACATGAAGGCGATCGAGACCATCGTCTATTTCGGCGAACTGAAGGGCATGAGCCCCAAGGCTGCGCGGACCGAAGGCATGGCACTGCTCGAGCGCTTCGACCTTGCCGACCGCGCCGCCAGCCCCATCTCCGACATGTCCAAGGGCATGGCGCAGAAGGTCCAGCTCGCCACCGCGCTCGTCAACAGCCCCGAACTGCTCATCCTCGATGAACCCTTTTCGGGCCTCGACCCCGTCAACCAGCAGCTGCTCGAAGGCGAGATCCAGCGCGCGGCGCAGCGCGGCGCGGCGGTCGTCTTCTCGACCCACATCATGCAGCATGCCGAACGGCTGTGCGACCGCCTCCTCATCCTCAGGAAAGGCGTGAAGAAATTCGAAGGCGACCTCGCCGCCGCGCAAGGGCTCGTACCCCCCACGGTGCGCCTCACCACCAGCGCCGATCTCAGCGCCCATGCCGGTATCGCCGCCCTGCGCCGCCAGGACAGCGACGGCGACTGGACCCATTATGAAATCGACCTCGCCGACGGACTCGAACCGGCCATGCTGCTCGAACAGTTCACCCGCGACGGCGTACCGCTGCGCCGTTTCGAAGCGCGCCACGCCGCGCTCCACGATATTTTCGTCCACCTCGTCGGCTCCGCGCCCGATGCCCTGCCGCAGGGAGAAGCCCAGTGAACAAGATCTTCCTCGTCGCCCGCCGCGAATTTCGCCACATCGCCTCGATGCGCAGCTTCTGGGTGTCGATGCTCATCCTGCCCGCCGCGCTCGCGCTGGCGCCGCTGTTCCAGAAATTCCTGACCGATGACGACCCCAACCGCATCGCGCTCGTCGACCGTGACGCCAGCAATGCGGGCGAGGCCATCGCCCAGCGGATCGAAGGCGAAAACGCCCTCGACGAACTCGTCGCTCTGTCACGCTACGTGCGTCGCTACGAACTCGAGGCCGCCGATCCGGGCGCGCCTTGGGCGGTTCACGACCGCGCGCTAACCCCAGCCGACGTCGCCGCTTATCGCGCCGCCGGCGGGCTCGACCCCGCGCTCGAGAAGATCGACGCCATCCGATCCGATGACGTCCGCGACTTCGAGGCCCCCAGCGCCGATTACGAACTGGTCGAGGTGCCCGGCACCATCGCCGACCTCGACGCCGCCGCCATCGAGGAACAGCGCGACACGCTGTTCGAAGGCGAAGGCGACAAGGCGCTCGACGAACTCATCCTCATCGAGACCAGCCCCGAGGGCATGCCGCTGGTGCAGGTCTTCTCGAAGGACCGCCCGCGCTCGGCGCTGCTCAATATCATCCGCGAGGAGAGCGCCCGCGCCATGCGCACCGCCGCGCTCGAGGCGCGCGGTGTCGCGCCTGCCGACAGCGCCGCTATCGAAGGCCTCGTCCCGCCGATAATGATCTCCACGCCCGCCCCCGGCGGCGGTGCGCGCGAGAGCCATGTGATCCGCTCGATCCTGCCCTTGGCGCTCGCCTACATGCTCCTCATGAGCCTGCTGCTTTCGGGCAATTGGGCGGTGCAGGGCGCGGTCGAGGAACGCGGCTCCAAGCTGGTCGAGAGCGTCATCGCCTGCGTGCGCCCGCGCGACCTCATGCTCGGCAAGCTGCTCGGCACCGCCGCCATCGGCCTGTCGATGATCCTCGTCTGGGTCCTCTGCGCGGTCGCCGCCGCACTCTTCACCAAGGGCGTGGTGTCCGAATTCCTGCGCCCGGCATTGGACAGCATCTCCTCGCCCGGCATCATCATCGCGATCATCTATTTCTTCGTGATGGGCTACATCATGCTGGCGACGATCTTCCTCGCCATCGGCGTGTTGTCGGACAATATGAACGAGGCGCAGGGCTTCATCATGCCAATCATGATGATCATCCTCCTGCCGGTCATGTACCTCCTCCAGGCGATCGTGCAGGACGCGGTCGGCGTCGCTCTTCAGGTCATGACCTGGTTCCCGCCGATCACCCCCTTCGCCGTCCTCGCGCGATTGGGTGCCGGGATCGAGACGTGGGAGCTGATCGGCACCGCCATCCTGCTCGCCGCCTTCACCTGGCTCCTGCTCTGGCTCAACGGCCGCCTGTTCCAGGCGAGCCTCCTGAAAAGCGGCCAGAAGAGCGGGCTAGCCCAGCTCGTCGACCGCTTTCGGGTCGCCCGCGACTAGGCGTGATGTCCGCCGATAAAGAAGGCCCGCTCCGGCATCCCCGGGGCGGGCCTTTATCATGCAGCGATTCTTCCTCGAGCACCGTTCAGCGCACCGCCCGCCCGCTGCCCTCGGCGATCAGCACCTCGCCCGGATCGTCGCGCCACCACACCG
The nucleotide sequence above comes from Sphingomicrobium arenosum. Encoded proteins:
- a CDS encoding CoA transferase subunit A, coding for MKKIYDSAADALDGLLQDGMLIAAGGFGLCGIPERLLDAIRDAGVKDLTFASNNAGIDNEGIGKLLRTRQVKKMISSYVGENKEFERQYLAGELEVEFCPQGTLAERMRAGGAGIPGFYTKTGVGTVVAEGKEVKIFDGQDYILERGIFADLSIVKGWKADEAGNLMFRKTARNFNLPAATCGKICVAEVEEIVPVGSLDPDCIHLPAVYVNRLVNGAPYDKKIEFVTTREREEA
- a CDS encoding helix-turn-helix transcriptional regulator, coding for MYNRIALLRTERGESRRDLAEAVGVNPQTIGFLERGDYKPSLELALKLAEHFAVPVEAIFSLAPFPSVSEMLAANAFRKDAD
- a CDS encoding ABC transporter ATP-binding protein, producing MSVLSMHGVTKRFGDITAVDALDMHVEPGEIFGFLGGNGAGKTTSLRMILDIIRPTEGRIEVLGAAPGQERADRIGFLPEERGLYPNMKAIETIVYFGELKGMSPKAARTEGMALLERFDLADRAASPISDMSKGMAQKVQLATALVNSPELLILDEPFSGLDPVNQQLLEGEIQRAAQRGAAVVFSTHIMQHAERLCDRLLILRKGVKKFEGDLAAAQGLVPPTVRLTTSADLSAHAGIAALRRQDSDGDWTHYEIDLADGLEPAMLLEQFTRDGVPLRRFEARHAALHDIFVHLVGSAPDALPQGEAQ
- a CDS encoding ABC transporter permease gives rise to the protein MNKIFLVARREFRHIASMRSFWVSMLILPAALALAPLFQKFLTDDDPNRIALVDRDASNAGEAIAQRIEGENALDELVALSRYVRRYELEAADPGAPWAVHDRALTPADVAAYRAAGGLDPALEKIDAIRSDDVRDFEAPSADYELVEVPGTIADLDAAAIEEQRDTLFEGEGDKALDELILIETSPEGMPLVQVFSKDRPRSALLNIIREESARAMRTAALEARGVAPADSAAIEGLVPPIMISTPAPGGGARESHVIRSILPLALAYMLLMSLLLSGNWAVQGAVEERGSKLVESVIACVRPRDLMLGKLLGTAAIGLSMILVWVLCAVAAALFTKGVVSEFLRPALDSISSPGIIIAIIYFFVMGYIMLATIFLAIGVLSDNMNEAQGFIMPIMMIILLPVMYLLQAIVQDAVGVALQVMTWFPPITPFAVLARLGAGIETWELIGTAILLAAFTWLLLWLNGRLFQASLLKSGQKSGLAQLVDRFRVARD